Proteins encoded by one window of Alkalinema sp. FACHB-956:
- a CDS encoding UDP-glucose/GDP-mannose dehydrogenase family protein: protein MRVCVIGTGYVGLVTGVCLAKLGHNVICVDNNVEKVALMQSGRSPIYEPGLEQLMQEVASANHLSFTTDLALGVAHGDILFIAVGTPALPTGESDTRYVEAVARGIGEYLNGSYKVIVNKSTVPIGSGDWVRRIVLDSVAERQESIAGFDIVSNPEFLREGSAIYDTFNPDRIVLGSNSQRAIAIMQELYAPLVNRKVGEYLAPNHTNPVPVVITDLTSAEMIKYAANAFLATKISFINEVANICDRVGADVTQVAQGIGLDSRIGTQFLQAGIGWGGSCFPKDVSALVHTAADYGYEAQVLKAAIATNQNQKLLALEKLQQVLKILKGKTIGLLGLTFKPDTDDLRDAPALELIEQLQRLGAKVKAYDPIIPTNSQHPGLQNVQQVSTPAALAMGCDALILVTDWQEFQRLDYARLGELMESPILIDGRNFINPDQAVEAGFYYVGVGRSGQLVGQMGRNGALNDALSGTIHPTEMNASYIVIDSFIT from the coding sequence ATGCGTGTTTGTGTCATCGGAACTGGATATGTAGGCTTAGTGACGGGTGTTTGTTTAGCCAAACTGGGACATAACGTTATTTGTGTCGATAACAATGTGGAAAAAGTCGCCTTGATGCAGTCTGGGCGATCGCCGATTTATGAACCAGGATTAGAGCAATTAATGCAAGAAGTGGCTTCAGCAAATCACTTGAGCTTTACAACAGATCTGGCCTTAGGGGTGGCCCATGGTGACATTCTCTTCATCGCAGTTGGGACTCCAGCTTTACCGACGGGTGAAAGCGATACACGCTACGTAGAAGCGGTCGCCCGTGGCATTGGCGAATATCTCAACGGTAGCTACAAAGTAATTGTGAACAAATCAACGGTGCCGATCGGTTCAGGCGATTGGGTTCGACGGATTGTGCTGGATAGTGTCGCAGAACGACAGGAAAGCATTGCTGGATTTGATATTGTCAGTAATCCAGAATTCCTCCGGGAAGGTTCCGCTATCTACGATACCTTTAATCCCGATCGCATTGTCCTGGGTAGCAACAGCCAACGGGCGATCGCCATAATGCAGGAACTCTATGCACCATTAGTGAATCGTAAGGTGGGTGAATATCTTGCACCCAATCATACGAACCCTGTGCCAGTCGTGATTACTGATTTGACCTCGGCGGAAATGATCAAATACGCTGCGAATGCGTTTCTCGCCACGAAGATTAGCTTTATTAACGAAGTGGCGAATATCTGCGATCGGGTTGGTGCAGATGTGACACAGGTCGCTCAGGGTATAGGGTTGGATTCCCGCATCGGTACCCAGTTTTTGCAAGCGGGAATTGGGTGGGGGGGGTCTTGCTTTCCCAAGGATGTTTCGGCGTTAGTCCATACGGCGGCAGATTATGGCTATGAAGCGCAGGTGCTCAAGGCGGCGATTGCGACCAATCAAAACCAGAAATTATTGGCCTTAGAGAAACTTCAGCAGGTTTTGAAGATTCTCAAAGGGAAAACGATCGGGCTGTTGGGCTTGACGTTTAAGCCGGATACGGACGATTTACGCGATGCACCAGCCTTGGAATTGATTGAACAGTTACAGCGATTGGGAGCCAAGGTGAAGGCTTATGATCCGATTATTCCAACCAATTCTCAACATCCTGGTTTGCAAAATGTGCAGCAGGTGTCAACCCCTGCGGCTTTGGCGATGGGTTGTGATGCCTTAATTTTGGTCACGGATTGGCAGGAGTTTCAGAGGCTCGATTATGCCCGGTTGGGTGAGTTGATGGAATCCCCGATTTTGATTGATGGGCGTAATTTTATCAACCCTGATCAAGCGGTAGAGGCGGGGTTTTATTACGTGGGTGTGGGCCGATCTGGTCAGTTGGTCGGGCAGATGGGGCGAAATGGTGCATTAAATGATGCATTATCTGGAACCATCCATCCGACGGAAATGAATGCAAGCTACATCGTTATCGATTCATTTATTACCTAA
- a CDS encoding glycosyltransferase yields the protein MKLMVYSHDAFGLGNVRRMLAICEHLLETIPHLSILLLSGSPMLQSFRLPKGLDYIKLPCLNRSESGELTSKYLGTDVETTLKLRSDIMLAAARSFQPDMMLVDKKPFGLREELTTTIRYLTCTQPQTKFVLLLRDILDAPEKTIKEWQDHNYFSALDLIYDRILVVGMPEVFDLRQEYAFPVDVANKVEFCGYLRKKPGQVDRGKLRQQLGISRDEKLVLVTPGGGEDGIQLIQNYLTGLTTRSPTFRSLIVTGSEMNPSVRDTLNQMAQNEPSVQIMEFTNDLMSYIDAADLVVCMGGYNTITEVLSQAKRTISVPRIKPGHEQLMRANRMQEFGLLRYLHPSESTPEKLFETVETELQQARLTAVERLDLQGLPKVTQAISRMLFGEPARSVISHSILTPPSPKIQPVIQ from the coding sequence ATGAAATTAATGGTTTATTCCCACGATGCGTTTGGGTTAGGTAACGTTCGTCGAATGTTGGCGATTTGTGAACACCTGCTTGAAACCATTCCGCATCTCTCAATCTTGTTACTCTCTGGTTCGCCAATGCTTCAGAGCTTTCGCTTACCCAAGGGACTCGACTACATCAAATTGCCCTGTCTCAATCGCAGTGAATCGGGGGAATTGACGAGTAAATATTTGGGTACGGATGTTGAGACGACTTTGAAGCTGCGATCGGACATTATGCTCGCAGCAGCCCGGAGTTTTCAGCCAGATATGATGTTGGTGGATAAGAAGCCATTTGGCTTGCGGGAGGAGCTGACAACGACGATTCGCTATCTCACATGTACTCAACCGCAGACGAAGTTTGTGCTGCTATTGCGCGATATTCTAGATGCACCAGAAAAAACAATCAAGGAATGGCAAGATCACAATTACTTTAGTGCGCTGGATTTGATTTACGATCGTATCCTCGTTGTGGGAATGCCGGAAGTGTTTGATCTCCGCCAGGAATATGCATTTCCCGTCGATGTGGCCAACAAAGTGGAGTTCTGTGGTTATCTGCGGAAGAAACCCGGTCAGGTCGATCGCGGGAAACTCCGTCAACAGTTGGGCATCAGTCGTGATGAAAAACTGGTGCTCGTAACCCCAGGGGGGGGTGAAGATGGGATTCAGTTGATTCAAAATTATCTGACGGGCCTCACGACGCGATCTCCAACCTTCCGCAGCTTAATCGTCACAGGGTCAGAAATGAATCCGAGTGTTAGAGATACCCTGAATCAAATGGCGCAGAACGAGCCATCCGTGCAGATCATGGAGTTTACCAATGATTTGATGAGCTACATTGATGCAGCCGATTTGGTGGTTTGTATGGGGGGCTATAATACGATTACGGAAGTGCTATCCCAGGCAAAGCGGACGATTTCTGTGCCTCGGATTAAACCCGGTCATGAACAGTTGATGCGCGCTAATCGAATGCAAGAATTTGGACTGTTGCGATATCTGCATCCTAGCGAATCCACTCCAGAGAAATTATTTGAGACAGTTGAAACAGAGTTACAGCAGGCGCGATTGACAGCAGTTGAACGGCTGGATTTGCAAGGTTTACCCAAAGTCACCCAAGCAATTTCGCGAATGTTATTTGGTGAGCCTGCCCGATCGGTGATTAGTCATTCAATCTTAACGCCCCCAAGTCCAAAAATTCAGCCTGTGATTCAGTAG
- a CDS encoding glycosyltransferase, which produces MKRLMFYCQHILGMGHLVRSMEIVRGLTQEFQVCFINGGEIINGFDIPAGVEVVNLPAIKTDAEFRALQVVDSDLDLAAVEAIRRAQLLQVYHQFQPDVLMIELFPFGRRKFSFELIPLLDAIQADDRKTKVVCSLRDIVVTKQNREKHEQKVCTLINQYFDLLLIHGDPKFQPIEETFSRIKDLQCPVYYTGYVVQPQPVESATLPIQEPIILATIGGGRFGHELLDAVVAAAPALETLIPHQIQVFTGPFYPEEKLQDLQWKATNCGNLRVDRYTPNLLQYMQRADLSISMSGYNTTLNVLTTGVKAMLMAFTGNDDQEQRMRSQKLAAMDLVTTIQPEDLAVDRFVALIQSCLQKPQQTVQFDFDGVAKTASLVRSMFEMQQVA; this is translated from the coding sequence ATGAAACGTTTAATGTTTTACTGCCAGCATATCCTTGGAATGGGACATCTGGTCCGTAGTATGGAAATTGTCCGAGGTTTGACTCAGGAGTTTCAAGTTTGTTTTATTAACGGTGGAGAAATTATCAACGGATTTGATATTCCGGCGGGTGTGGAAGTTGTTAATCTACCTGCAATTAAAACGGATGCGGAATTCCGCGCTTTACAAGTGGTGGATTCAGATTTGGATTTGGCCGCAGTGGAAGCAATTCGTCGCGCTCAGTTGCTCCAGGTTTATCACCAGTTTCAACCGGATGTATTGATGATTGAGCTATTTCCCTTTGGGCGACGCAAGTTTTCGTTTGAATTAATTCCTTTACTGGATGCGATTCAAGCGGACGATCGCAAAACAAAGGTGGTCTGTAGCTTGCGGGATATTGTGGTCACGAAGCAAAATCGTGAAAAGCATGAGCAGAAAGTCTGTACCTTAATCAATCAGTATTTTGATTTGCTGTTGATTCATGGCGATCCAAAATTCCAACCGATCGAGGAAACTTTCTCCCGCATCAAGGATTTACAATGCCCGGTTTACTACACAGGTTACGTGGTGCAGCCCCAGCCTGTTGAGTCTGCAACTCTGCCCATTCAAGAACCGATAATTTTAGCCACGATCGGGGGTGGTCGATTTGGACATGAATTATTGGATGCAGTGGTGGCAGCGGCTCCAGCCCTGGAAACCCTAATTCCTCACCAAATCCAAGTCTTCACAGGCCCTTTCTACCCGGAGGAAAAACTGCAAGATTTGCAATGGAAGGCTACAAACTGTGGCAATTTGCGAGTCGATCGCTATACGCCCAATCTGCTTCAGTACATGCAGCGAGCTGATCTCTCGATTAGTATGTCTGGCTATAACACGACACTCAATGTTCTCACTACGGGTGTAAAAGCGATGTTAATGGCATTTACAGGCAATGATGATCAAGAACAGCGGATGCGATCGCAAAAGCTGGCAGCAATGGATTTGGTCACGACGATTCAGCCAGAAGATTTAGCAGTCGATCGATTTGTAGCATTAATCCAAAGCTGCCTCCAGAAGCCCCAACAAACGGTGCAATTTGATTTTGATGGGGTGGCGAAGACGGCTAGCTTGGTGCGATCGATGTTTGAAATGCAGCAGGTGGCTTGA
- a CDS encoding glycosyltransferase: MSKKICITTLEFPPDVGGVGESVARIAKLLTHEGYEVHVAVFRSKQRLVPQGVHRPASCTSTEQDGIHVHRIKSAAREGTPEIQDFFSEVAFYLKQLHQQHHFDLFHGFFLTETGFVTTLLAKELNIPVINSIRGSDLHKHLFNPKNHGQIAWILRNSDWTTYVSQDLQQRAIAIEPSVQYKSSAFLNSIVPIEFENLPKPALMQDLPGVVIGSSGRFRDKKGIEYLLEACAGLSQELDLTLLLIGDFVEKERDYWNQQIATSGIGDRLKVTGILSRAETLSYLPHLDIYAIPSLHDGCPNAMLEAMLAGCPIVGSKVDAIGEILADGASGIAVNPGDSQDLAQAIRQLAVNPAQRSKLGIGARQKVLTDLAPKIEKENWLTVYRQVLIDSADDLQSVPELAVI, from the coding sequence ATGAGCAAGAAAATTTGTATTACGACCCTAGAATTTCCGCCCGATGTTGGTGGCGTGGGAGAATCCGTGGCACGGATTGCAAAATTGTTGACGCATGAAGGCTATGAAGTGCATGTGGCTGTGTTTCGATCGAAACAGCGCCTTGTTCCTCAGGGGGTGCATCGCCCTGCTAGCTGCACTTCGACGGAGCAAGATGGCATTCACGTTCATCGGATTAAATCAGCTGCAAGGGAAGGGACTCCGGAGATTCAAGACTTTTTCAGTGAAGTTGCATTTTACTTAAAGCAATTACATCAACAACATCACTTTGACTTGTTCCATGGCTTCTTTCTGACTGAAACGGGCTTTGTCACGACGTTATTGGCGAAGGAATTAAATATTCCCGTAATTAACAGCATTCGCGGTAGTGATTTGCATAAGCATCTTTTCAACCCGAAAAATCATGGGCAAATTGCTTGGATCCTCAGGAATTCCGATTGGACAACCTATGTTAGCCAAGATTTGCAGCAACGGGCGATCGCCATCGAACCCAGCGTTCAGTACAAGTCCTCAGCGTTCTTGAATTCGATCGTACCGATTGAATTTGAGAATTTACCCAAACCAGCTTTGATGCAAGATCTGCCGGGGGTTGTGATTGGTTCTAGCGGACGCTTTCGAGACAAAAAAGGGATTGAATATCTCCTCGAAGCCTGTGCAGGTTTGAGCCAAGAACTTGATCTGACTTTGCTGCTGATTGGTGATTTTGTGGAGAAAGAGCGGGATTACTGGAACCAACAAATTGCGACTAGTGGCATCGGCGATCGGCTCAAGGTCACAGGCATTCTCAGCCGTGCTGAGACCCTATCCTATCTGCCCCATCTCGATATTTACGCGATTCCCTCGCTGCATGATGGTTGCCCGAATGCCATGCTAGAAGCGATGTTAGCCGGTTGCCCGATCGTGGGTAGCAAGGTTGATGCGATCGGTGAAATTTTGGCAGACGGGGCTTCTGGTATTGCTGTCAATCCTGGTGATAGTCAAGATTTAGCCCAGGCAATTCGGCAATTGGCTGTGAATCCAGCACAGCGATCGAAGTTAGGAATTGGGGCAAGGCAGAAGGTACTCACTGATTTAGCCCCCAAGATTGAAAAAGAGAACTGGCTGACGGTTTATCGCCAAGTACTGATCGATTCAGCCGATGATTTGCAGTCAGTGCCGGAATTAGCCGTGATTTAG
- a CDS encoding glycosyltransferase: protein MSTTQPRVTIVITPRERFSFTQQNLESIYQDTLIPFELIYVDGGSPESVKTYLQEQSQARGFQLIRTEQYLAPNQARNLAIPHVSTEFMLFVDNDVLVSPNWLERLLKCADETAATVVCPLTCIGKKVNEIIHLAGGEAHIYEEAQEDGSIARKVHEKHYFVNRPVAEVKDQLHRKQCEFAEFHCMLVKTEIFQILGLLDEKLLSTREHIDFCMSVTNAGGTIYCEPDSVVTYVPELPLNWADISFFLLRWSDAWELSSLEHFQQKWNLTKKDKYFKKRYKRLGHRRHNAFLRPLVRRINPLPENVWIEQQAINVERWVNHRITDRYIKKYSQTSQSLV, encoded by the coding sequence ATGTCTACAACACAACCGAGAGTTACGATCGTTATCACCCCCCGTGAACGTTTCAGCTTTACCCAACAAAACCTGGAAAGCATTTACCAAGACACGCTGATTCCCTTTGAACTCATTTACGTTGATGGGGGTTCGCCGGAATCGGTTAAAACTTACCTGCAGGAACAATCCCAAGCAAGAGGTTTCCAACTGATTCGTACCGAGCAATATCTCGCGCCCAATCAGGCCAGAAATTTGGCGATTCCCCATGTCTCAACGGAATTCATGCTATTCGTTGACAACGATGTTTTGGTTAGCCCCAACTGGTTAGAGCGATTACTGAAATGCGCGGATGAGACGGCTGCAACGGTTGTGTGCCCCCTGACTTGCATTGGGAAGAAAGTCAATGAAATTATTCACTTAGCGGGGGGTGAAGCCCACATCTACGAAGAAGCCCAAGAGGATGGCAGCATTGCTCGGAAGGTGCATGAAAAGCATTATTTCGTGAATCGCCCCGTAGCAGAGGTGAAAGATCAGCTACATCGTAAGCAATGCGAATTTGCTGAGTTCCACTGCATGTTAGTCAAAACGGAGATTTTCCAAATCCTGGGTCTACTGGATGAAAAACTGCTCAGCACCCGTGAGCATATCGACTTCTGTATGTCCGTCACCAACGCAGGCGGTACGATTTACTGTGAACCCGATTCCGTTGTCACCTATGTGCCAGAATTGCCACTGAATTGGGCCGATATTTCATTCTTCCTATTGCGCTGGAGTGATGCCTGGGAGTTGTCGAGTCTCGAGCATTTCCAACAAAAATGGAATCTCACCAAAAAAGACAAGTACTTCAAGAAACGCTACAAGCGTCTGGGCCATCGCCGCCATAATGCCTTTCTCCGGCCTCTTGTACGTCGCATCAACCCCCTGCCTGAGAATGTTTGGATTGAGCAACAGGCGATCAATGTGGAGCGTTGGGTGAATCATCGAATTACCGATCGTTACATCAAAAAGTACAGCCAAACATCCCAATCCCTAGTGTAG
- a CDS encoding ABC transporter ATP-binding protein yields MNRDRKSIRAALPGLQRILQRFGPQIKAQRGLLAIAFLSLMAEIGLHLLEPWTLKFIFDYVLLDRSGGKILPSFLQGFSPLTLISGLTAMMLVVITLRAIAAYLSVASMAQAAINILTQIRAQLYSHIQMLSLSFHHRNRSGDLLARVTSDIDRLRDTTVMAFMPLLAHSLTLLGMMFVMFWMHWELALMAISVVPLFLFLTARLSHKIRKEVKQQRQWEGAMSATAAESIGSIKLVQALSLESILENTFLEHNHFSLSANIRSQKLAAALERSVELMVGAATAFVLWRGVQLVLGNVLTPGDLLVFVNYMRIAFKPMRQLAKYTGQIAKATASGERILEVLDTQPEIQDSRGAIGAPQFQGEVRFQNVSFAYANQSDTLQGISLVVKPGQQIALVGTSGGGKSTLISLLLRLYDPTTGQILIDGHDLREYKLQSLRQQMSIVMQDSLLFAASVRENIAYGAPGVAEEDIIRAAKLANAHEFILRLPEGYDTVLGERGATLSGGQRQRIAIARAAVRPAPILILDEPTTGLDQENEHQVTLALERLMRGRTTFWVSHNLKAIQQADQILYIEQGEIVEQGTHQSLMNLGGRYAAMVALQNALPAIV; encoded by the coding sequence ATGAACCGCGATCGTAAAAGCATTCGCGCCGCCCTCCCCGGACTCCAACGCATCCTGCAACGCTTTGGCCCCCAAATCAAGGCTCAACGGGGATTACTGGCCATTGCCTTTCTCTCACTAATGGCAGAAATCGGGTTGCACTTGCTCGAACCTTGGACATTAAAGTTCATCTTTGACTATGTGCTGCTCGATCGCTCCGGCGGCAAAATCCTCCCCAGTTTCCTCCAAGGCTTCTCGCCACTGACATTAATCTCAGGCTTGACTGCGATGATGTTAGTCGTGATTACGCTGCGGGCGATCGCGGCCTACCTGAGTGTTGCCAGCATGGCTCAAGCCGCCATCAATATCCTGACCCAAATTCGGGCACAGCTTTATAGTCATATTCAAATGCTGTCGCTCTCTTTCCACCATCGCAATCGCAGTGGGGATTTGCTCGCCAGGGTGACCTCTGACATTGATCGCCTACGCGACACCACCGTAATGGCTTTTATGCCGCTCCTAGCGCATAGTTTAACGCTGCTGGGGATGATGTTTGTGATGTTTTGGATGCATTGGGAATTGGCCTTAATGGCAATTTCCGTAGTGCCCTTATTCCTGTTCTTAACGGCAAGATTGAGTCACAAGATTCGCAAAGAAGTGAAGCAACAGCGGCAATGGGAAGGGGCCATGAGTGCCACCGCTGCCGAATCGATCGGGTCAATCAAATTAGTCCAAGCCCTATCACTCGAATCTATTTTAGAAAACACATTCCTAGAGCATAACCATTTCAGCCTCAGTGCCAATATTCGATCGCAAAAATTAGCAGCGGCTTTAGAGAGATCGGTGGAGCTGATGGTCGGTGCAGCAACAGCGTTTGTACTTTGGCGCGGGGTGCAATTGGTTTTAGGAAATGTGCTGACTCCTGGAGATTTGCTGGTTTTCGTGAACTATATGCGGATTGCTTTCAAGCCAATGCGCCAATTGGCTAAATACACGGGGCAAATTGCCAAGGCAACCGCTTCTGGCGAACGCATTCTGGAAGTTCTCGATACCCAACCGGAAATTCAAGACAGCCGAGGCGCGATCGGGGCTCCCCAGTTCCAAGGAGAGGTGCGATTCCAAAATGTTAGCTTTGCCTATGCCAATCAATCCGATACGCTCCAAGGGATTAGTTTGGTGGTTAAACCGGGGCAACAAATTGCACTGGTGGGCACTTCCGGCGGTGGTAAATCCACGCTGATTAGCTTACTGCTGCGATTGTACGACCCAACCACAGGGCAAATCCTAATTGACGGCCACGATTTACGGGAATATAAACTGCAATCATTACGCCAGCAAATGAGCATTGTCATGCAAGATAGTTTATTATTCGCGGCATCAGTGCGGGAAAACATTGCCTATGGTGCGCCTGGAGTTGCAGAGGAAGACATAATTCGTGCTGCGAAATTAGCCAATGCCCATGAGTTCATTCTGCGCCTACCGGAAGGCTACGATACCGTGCTGGGTGAGCGAGGGGCGACGTTATCGGGGGGACAGCGGCAGCGCATCGCGATCGCCCGTGCTGCGGTTCGACCTGCCCCGATTTTGATCCTGGATGAACCCACGACCGGGCTAGATCAAGAAAACGAACATCAGGTAACGCTGGCTCTAGAGCGCTTGATGCGCGGACGCACGACCTTTTGGGTGTCCCACAATCTCAAAGCGATTCAACAGGCTGATCAAATTCTCTATATCGAGCAGGGCGAAATCGTTGAGCAGGGCACCCATCAATCCTTGATGAACCTAGGTGGGCGCTATGCGGCGATGGTGGCATTGCAAAATGCGTTACCCGCGATCGTGTAA
- a CDS encoding histidine phosphatase family protein, with protein sequence MMTTRVILLRHGRSNYNELGVFQGSCDDSVLTETGLAMAGKTAAYLAQFPIDTIYTSSLQRAKQTAYIVSWQQSEKLHPRASEDLQEIHLPAWQGLRYQFVREQHSDAYAIWKETPQDFAMLDPSGNPFYPVRELFERSLNFWQATIPNHPNQTIVVVSHGGTIQALIATALGLQAAVFHRMQQSNCGLSVLNFPTGLNGPAQLESLNLTQHLGETLPKLKEGKQGTRELLWASDEGHPPIEIALPALPGLQTHLQTCSTATIRSLLQRTLGNSFYHASCCIQSGTYCILHRPKSLKHSIIQAINWLPQM encoded by the coding sequence ATGATGACCACTCGCGTTATTCTCCTTCGCCATGGCCGCAGTAATTACAACGAATTGGGGGTATTCCAAGGCAGTTGTGATGATTCTGTTTTAACTGAAACGGGTCTGGCCATGGCGGGAAAAACCGCAGCTTACCTGGCTCAGTTTCCCATTGATACCATTTACACCAGCTCCTTACAACGCGCCAAGCAAACAGCATATATTGTATCTTGGCAGCAGTCAGAAAAACTCCATCCCAGAGCGTCCGAGGACTTACAGGAAATCCATTTACCCGCTTGGCAAGGACTACGTTATCAGTTTGTCCGTGAGCAGCACAGTGATGCATATGCCATCTGGAAAGAAACGCCCCAGGATTTTGCCATGCTTGATCCTTCTGGGAACCCTTTTTATCCAGTGCGAGAGCTATTTGAGCGATCGCTGAATTTTTGGCAAGCAACGATTCCTAATCACCCGAATCAAACGATCGTGGTTGTCAGTCATGGCGGTACGATTCAGGCATTGATTGCGACAGCATTAGGATTGCAAGCAGCCGTTTTTCATCGAATGCAGCAATCGAATTGTGGCCTTAGCGTCTTGAATTTTCCCACAGGACTTAATGGCCCAGCCCAACTCGAATCGCTCAATCTCACTCAGCATTTAGGCGAAACTTTACCTAAGCTGAAAGAAGGCAAACAAGGAACTCGTGAGCTACTTTGGGCAAGTGATGAAGGTCATCCCCCGATCGAGATAGCACTTCCCGCACTCCCCGGCCTACAGACTCATCTCCAAACCTGCTCAACTGCAACCATTCGATCGTTGCTCCAAAGGACACTAGGTAATTCTTTCTATCATGCTTCTTGCTGCATTCAATCAGGTACCTACTGTATTCTTCACCGTCCAAAATCCCTGAAACATAGCATTATTCAGGCCATTAATTGGTTACCTCAGATGTAA
- a CDS encoding NAD-dependent epimerase: MTQSQMTDTIAIGKILVTGAAGFIGFHLTKRLLNDGYQVYGIDNLNDYYDVNLKQARLLQLQGHDRFEFQQMDLSDRTAMLTLFETQQFEAVVNLAAQAGVRYSLENPWAYIDSNVTGFVNLLEGCRKQPIKHLVFASSSSVYGANIKVPFATSDTVDYPVSLYAATKKSNELMAHTYSHLYGIPTTGLRFFTVYGEWGRPDMAYFKFVKAITEDKSIDVYNFGDMSRDFTYIDDIIEGVVRVLQNPPSQLATDLNTNACYRIYNIGNHNPVKLTDFISAIETTLGQTAKKRFLPMQPGDVPCTYADVDDLFQDVGFKPTTDIQTGIQKFVDWYLNYYNASFTLPPCQTIAVA, from the coding sequence ATGACTCAATCACAGATGACCGACACAATTGCGATCGGCAAAATCCTGGTGACGGGGGCGGCGGGTTTTATTGGGTTCCATTTGACTAAGCGCTTACTCAACGATGGCTATCAAGTGTATGGCATTGATAATCTGAATGATTACTACGATGTCAACCTGAAGCAGGCTAGATTATTACAACTGCAAGGGCACGATCGCTTTGAATTCCAGCAAATGGACTTAAGCGATCGAACCGCAATGCTAACTTTATTTGAAACCCAGCAATTTGAGGCGGTTGTTAATCTGGCGGCGCAAGCAGGTGTGCGCTATTCCTTGGAGAACCCTTGGGCTTATATCGATAGCAACGTCACAGGCTTTGTCAATCTCCTGGAAGGCTGCCGCAAACAACCCATTAAACACCTGGTTTTTGCTTCCTCGAGCTCCGTCTATGGTGCCAATATCAAAGTCCCCTTTGCTACTTCAGACACCGTGGATTATCCAGTTTCTCTATATGCAGCCACGAAAAAATCTAATGAATTAATGGCTCATACCTATAGCCACCTCTATGGCATTCCTACAACAGGTTTGCGATTCTTCACCGTCTATGGCGAATGGGGGCGACCGGATATGGCTTACTTCAAATTTGTCAAAGCAATCACAGAAGACAAATCGATCGATGTCTACAATTTTGGTGATATGTCTCGTGATTTTACATACATTGATGATATTATCGAAGGCGTAGTGCGTGTCCTGCAAAATCCGCCTAGCCAATTAGCGACAGATCTCAATACGAATGCCTGTTATCGAATCTATAACATTGGTAATCATAATCCCGTTAAGCTTACCGATTTTATTAGTGCGATTGAAACAACCTTAGGACAGACTGCAAAGAAGCGTTTTTTGCCGATGCAACCAGGGGATGTGCCTTGTACCTATGCTGATGTTGATGATTTATTTCAGGATGTAGGTTTCAAGCCCACAACTGATATCCAAACTGGGATTCAAAAATTTGTTGATTGGTACTTGAACTACTACAATGCATCCTTTACTCTACCACCTTGTCAAACGATCGCTGTGGCCTAG
- a CDS encoding DUF2808 domain-containing protein: MHPLLYHLVKRSLWPSLLLLFGLSLAGYAVELSSGVTFFDRPPVLDRSQISNRSADVPNAIYQFTIETPGNAGEGLQKLEFEQVEGAETIRFFPNRAKAFFGRKDRSKDTIPVQLTEADNRWVLTFETPVEPGKTVTITLQARRNPSVAGTYFIGVTAFPVGEHPQRQFLGFGRFRIQEGRSNDDQ; this comes from the coding sequence ATGCATCCTTTACTCTACCACCTTGTCAAACGATCGCTGTGGCCTAGTCTACTCTTGCTATTTGGCCTCAGTTTAGCTGGTTATGCTGTGGAGCTATCGAGTGGAGTGACATTCTTTGACCGTCCGCCTGTGCTCGATCGTTCCCAAATTTCCAATCGTTCCGCTGATGTTCCCAATGCCATTTACCAATTCACGATCGAGACACCTGGAAATGCTGGAGAAGGATTGCAAAAATTGGAATTTGAGCAAGTCGAAGGTGCCGAAACGATTCGGTTTTTCCCTAATCGTGCAAAGGCATTCTTCGGGCGCAAAGACCGCTCCAAAGATACCATTCCAGTCCAATTGACTGAGGCAGATAATCGTTGGGTGCTCACCTTTGAAACGCCTGTTGAACCTGGAAAAACGGTAACCATTACCCTGCAAGCTAGACGTAACCCTAGCGTCGCAGGCACCTATTTTATTGGCGTAACTGCTTTTCCGGTGGGGGAACATCCCCAGAGACAATTTCTTGGTTTTGGCCGATTTCGGATTCAAGAAGGAAGAAGTAACGACGATCAATGA